The following DNA comes from Sinorhizobium mexicanum.
ATATCGGCTTCACGCTCTACTATGCGACGACCTTCATCTTTACCGGTCTTGCCGTCGCCGTGGCGTTCCATTGCGGGCTATTTAATATCGGCGGCGAAGGGCAAGCCTATGTCGGTGGCATTGGCGTGGCGCTCGCCTGCCTCTGGCTGGACCAGACCATGCCCTGGTACGTGGTCTTCCCTATCGCGATCATCGGTTCGGCCTTCTTCGGCGCGCTCTGGGCGTTCCTCCCCGGCTGGCTGCAGGCAAAGCGCGGCAGCCATATCGTCATCACCACCATCATGTTCAATTTCATCGCCTCGAGCCTGATGGTCTACCTGTTGACGCGCGTGTTGAAGCCGCTCGGATCGATGGCGCCGCAGACGCGTACCTTCGCCGAGGGCGGGCAACTGCCAAAACTCGACTGGCTGCTGTCGATCTTCGGACTGAACATCGGTACGGCGCCGTTCAACATTTCCTTCCTGCTGGCGCTGGCCGCAGCTTTTGCCGTCTGGGTGCTGATCTGGCGCACGAAGCTCGGCTACGAGATGCGGACCATGGGCCACAGCCCGTCCGCGGCGCGTTATGCCGGCATCCGTGAAAGCCGCATCACCGTCATCGCCATGATGATCTCGGGCGGGCTTGCCGGCATGATGGCGCTGAACCCGATCATGGGTGAACAGTTCCGCATGCAGCTCGATTTCGTTCAGGGCGCAGGCTTCGTCGGTATCGCTGTCGCGCTGATGGGCCGCTCCCATCCGGGCGGCATCATTCCGGCCGCCATCCTCTTCGGCGTGCTCTATCAGGGCGGAGCGGAAATCGCCTTCGAAATG
Coding sequences within:
- a CDS encoding ABC transporter permease, whose translation is MSTPYAKLPGWVEYGLVPLVNLAVAFIVAGLVVLLVGENPFEAAYHLINGAFGRGEYIGFTLYYATTFIFTGLAVAVAFHCGLFNIGGEGQAYVGGIGVALACLWLDQTMPWYVVFPIAIIGSAFFGALWAFLPGWLQAKRGSHIVITTIMFNFIASSLMVYLLTRVLKPLGSMAPQTRTFAEGGQLPKLDWLLSIFGLNIGTAPFNISFLLALAAAFAVWVLIWRTKLGYEMRTMGHSPSAARYAGIRESRITVIAMMISGGLAGMMALNPIMGEQFRMQLDFVQGAGFVGIAVALMGRSHPGGIIPAAILFGVLYQGGAEIAFEMPSISRDMIVIIQGLVILFAGALENMFRPAITRLFAMRGQRAAAVVQTKGA